One part of the Vicia villosa cultivar HV-30 ecotype Madison, WI linkage group LG6, Vvil1.0, whole genome shotgun sequence genome encodes these proteins:
- the LOC131613614 gene encoding uncharacterized protein LOC131613614, which translates to MANNNNIPNPDPFLLEQLIEDSTREVTNRRRQEEPQHALAGQRRSRHETSQPRRQRIQSIQQLQGFQQVQNVEQTPPEGHVQNGEDEQARTHNGPEHPQNENETDARDGHAASSFTHTSDRQRARHEEEEEPLNIPEDTDPIIDRLLKELQKTNSLLRLQDDRIHELERKRRHRSPPRRHYWSRSYSSSRSPPRRHRRCSPSSSRSPPRRHRRRRSYSRSPPRKSRKNQRPDVTEARSLSPEQGHRGPSKAVLKPRERPPPRDNRVSPDNNQGRPRRGRHSTSPGPSDEEDFRSPLFENIRRARLPRWMEKPLDDPTFEHRRNTVQVNLWHRSRDPRGDPRTISSD; encoded by the exons atggctaacaacaacaacatcccaaaccCCGATCCCTTCCTCCTGGAACAGCTGATCGAAGATTCCACCCGCGAGGTGACGAATCGTCGTCGGCAGGAAGAACCACAACATGCTCTTGCCGGACAGAGAAGGTCGAGACATGAGACCTCGCAACCTAGGAGGCAGCGGATCCAGAGCATCCAGCAGCTGCAGGGCTTCCAACAGGTTCAGAATGTCGAACAAACCCCTCCCGAGGGAcacgttcagaacggggaagacgaGCAGGCCCGAACCCACAATGGGCCTGAACATCCCCAAAATGAGAATGAGACTGACGCCAGAGACGGGCAcgctgcttcctcattcacccacacctccgacagGCAGAGAGCCCGTCATGAAGAAGAGGAGGAGCCGCTCAACATCCCCGAGGATACTGACCCCATCATTGACCGTCTGCTCAAAGAACTGCAAAAGACGAACAGCCTCCTCCGACTTCAGGACGACCGCATCCAcgagctggaaaggaagcgacgacACCGCTCCCCTCCGCGGAGGCACTACTGGTCGCGCTCCTactcctcctcgcgctcaccacCGAGGAGACACCGTCGGTGTTCCCCATCTTCTTCACGCTCTCCACCTagaagacatcgccgccggagatcatattcccgctctccaccaaGAAAGAGCAGGAAGAATCAGAGACCAGATGTCACTGAAGCAAGAAGCCTCTCCCCCGAGCAGGGTCATCGGGGCCCTTCCAAGGCTGTGCTGAAACCCCGCGAGCGTCCTCCACCTCGGGACAATCGCGTCAGCCCCGACAATAACCAGGGAAGACCCCGGCGAGGCAGACATTCAACTTCACCAGGACCGAGCGACgaagaggacttccgcagccctttgTTCGAGAACATCCGAAGAGCCCGCCTCCCTCGATGGATGGAAAAACCCCTA GACGACCCCACATTCGAGCACAGGCGAAACACCGTTCAAGTTAACCtatggcaccgaagccgtgatccccgtggagatccgagaaccaTCTCGTCGGACTGA